The proteins below are encoded in one region of Anaerosporomusa subterranea:
- a CDS encoding formate/nitrite transporter family protein, producing the protein MYYEVVEKISAAAHSKTSLLRESKGKYILSSALAGMYVGFGILLIFTIGGLLGQANSPSTKIVMGLSFGVALSLVIMAGSELFTGNNLVMTIGILEKKVTSHDVISVHLFSFIGNLLGAVALAWLFVYSGLIDGSTGSFINKAAMLKMELPWLQLLLRGILCNILVCLAVWCSFRLKEDAGKLIMIFWCLFAFITTGFEHSVANMTLLAAAVLAPGAVGVSVAGLIYNLAWVTLGNIIGGALIVGASYWYISKKC; encoded by the coding sequence ATGTATTACGAAGTAGTTGAGAAGATTTCCGCTGCTGCCCACAGCAAAACGAGCTTGTTAAGGGAAAGCAAGGGCAAGTATATACTTTCATCCGCCTTAGCGGGAATGTATGTAGGGTTCGGAATATTGCTGATATTTACGATCGGTGGATTGTTAGGTCAAGCAAATTCGCCGTCAACGAAAATTGTAATGGGGCTTTCCTTTGGTGTGGCATTAAGTCTGGTTATCATGGCAGGTTCCGAACTCTTCACAGGTAACAATCTCGTCATGACAATCGGTATTTTAGAGAAAAAGGTTACCAGCCATGATGTTATTTCTGTTCATTTGTTTAGCTTTATTGGCAATCTCTTGGGCGCAGTAGCTTTAGCTTGGTTGTTTGTCTACTCCGGGCTAATCGACGGCAGTACAGGAAGTTTCATCAATAAGGCGGCAATGCTGAAAATGGAACTGCCATGGTTACAGCTTTTGCTACGTGGAATTCTTTGCAATATTCTAGTCTGTCTGGCGGTGTGGTGCTCCTTCCGCCTGAAAGAAGACGCAGGTAAACTCATTATGATCTTTTGGTGCCTTTTTGCCTTTATCACTACCGGTTTCGAGCATAGCGTGGCAAACATGACATTGTTAGCTGCAGCTGTTTTGGCGCCAGGTGCTGTTGGGGTGTCCGTAGCCGGACTTATCTACAACCTCGCATGGGTTACACTCGGCAACATTATCGGCGGAGCATTGATTGTGGGAGCTTCCTACTGGTATATTTCGAAGAAATGTTGA
- the asrA gene encoding anaerobic sulfite reductase subunit AsrA: protein MAYKIIRERFDQYLQQLKKDYRLFAPVVLNGKGTFTDTDSIRYQEINSIGEICFDKKSNFSAKEVLLPITQTLFYFTEDNWSEPKVDDKKLLLFVRSCDIHAIRRLDDIYLRNGFKDPYYKVLREKVRFCLMECEQGFENCFCVSMKTNTVEEYDMLARPQGKFVYVTVKNSELDFFDGKAIEIEPKFPQKNMTEVKLPRRLNQDIAGSPMWQEYSARCIGCGRCNFVCPTCSCFSMQDIFYKDNANAGERRRVWASCMVDGFTDMAGGHQFRKSQGDRMRFRVMHKVYDYKKRFGYHMCVGCGRCDDACPEYISFSNCLDKLGKAEEADQ from the coding sequence ATGGCTTATAAAATAATACGAGAACGATTTGACCAGTATTTGCAACAGCTAAAAAAGGATTATCGCCTGTTTGCGCCGGTAGTCCTTAATGGGAAAGGAACATTCACTGATACTGATTCTATACGATATCAGGAAATTAACAGCATCGGGGAAATCTGTTTTGACAAAAAATCCAACTTCTCAGCCAAGGAAGTCTTGTTGCCGATCACGCAGACACTTTTTTACTTTACAGAAGATAATTGGTCCGAGCCGAAAGTCGATGATAAAAAACTGTTGCTGTTTGTGCGAAGCTGCGACATTCACGCCATAAGGCGACTTGATGATATTTATCTGCGTAATGGCTTTAAAGATCCTTACTACAAAGTATTGAGGGAAAAAGTGCGATTTTGCCTGATGGAGTGTGAGCAAGGCTTCGAAAATTGCTTTTGTGTCAGCATGAAGACAAACACAGTTGAGGAATATGATATGCTCGCACGCCCGCAAGGTAAATTTGTATATGTAACAGTAAAAAACAGCGAATTGGATTTCTTTGATGGCAAGGCAATCGAAATCGAACCAAAGTTTCCGCAGAAGAACATGACTGAGGTGAAATTGCCCCGCAGACTGAACCAGGACATAGCTGGTTCACCTATGTGGCAGGAGTATTCAGCCCGTTGTATTGGCTGCGGCCGTTGCAATTTTGTCTGTCCGACCTGCAGTTGTTTTTCCATGCAGGATATTTTCTACAAGGATAATGCCAACGCTGGCGAGCGCCGGCGGGTATGGGCGTCCTGCATGGTTGACGGCTTTACTGATATGGCGGGTGGGCATCAATTTCGTAAAAGCCAGGGAGACCGGATGCGTTTCCGGGTTATGCATAAAGTCTATGATTATAAGAAACGGTTTGGCTACCATATGTGTGTTGGCTGCGGCCGGTGTGATGATGCCTGTCCGGAGTACATTTCATTTTCTAACTGCCTGGATAAACTGGGGAAGGCTGAGGAGGCAGACCAATGA
- the asrB gene encoding anaerobic sulfite reductase subunit AsrB: MSNIYLPFTSRIIKIIQHTDIDYTFFMEYRGAVKPGQFFEVSIPKYGEAPISVSDIGDNYVGLTIRRVGVVTNTIHEMKVGDSLFLRGPYGNGFDVELYKGKEIVIAAGGTGLAPVKAIIDYFTEHCGEAKSLTVMAGFKSSKDILFRDDFKKWEQACDVTLTIERVDDDGIPCRSGLITRYIPDIPFKNVDEAQVIVVGPPIMIKFTVAEFLKQGVREENLWVSYERKMCCGVGKCGHCKMDDTYICLEGPVFNYTKAKTLID, translated from the coding sequence ATGAGTAATATTTATCTGCCGTTTACGTCGCGAATTATCAAGATTATCCAGCATACGGATATTGATTACACATTTTTTATGGAGTATCGCGGAGCCGTAAAACCAGGCCAGTTTTTTGAGGTTTCTATCCCCAAATACGGCGAGGCGCCTATTTCGGTAAGTGACATTGGCGATAATTATGTCGGTCTGACCATTCGCCGGGTTGGTGTGGTAACAAACACCATTCATGAAATGAAGGTAGGAGACTCTCTGTTCTTACGCGGTCCGTACGGTAATGGCTTCGACGTTGAACTGTATAAAGGTAAGGAAATTGTCATTGCTGCCGGTGGTACTGGATTGGCACCTGTTAAGGCAATTATTGATTACTTTACTGAGCACTGTGGTGAGGCAAAGTCTCTCACTGTTATGGCCGGGTTTAAGTCATCGAAAGATATTTTGTTCCGCGATGATTTCAAGAAGTGGGAACAGGCCTGTGATGTAACACTGACAATTGAAAGAGTCGATGATGATGGGATTCCGTGCCGCAGCGGGTTAATCACTCGCTATATACCAGATATACCATTTAAAAATGTTGATGAAGCGCAGGTTATTGTCGTCGGCCCGCCAATCATGATTAAATTCACAGTTGCCGAATTTCTAAAGCAAGGCGTCAGGGAAGAGAATTTATGGGTGTCGTACGAACGAAAGATGTGTTGTGGTGTTGGCAAATGCGGTCACTGTAAAATGGATGACACCTATATTTGCCTTGAAGGGCCGGTATTTAACTATACTAAAGCGAAAACCTTAATTGATTAA
- a CDS encoding DUF3842 family protein, with translation MIIAVIDGMGGGLGAQLVTSLTAQLGAKAEVIALGANALATNNMIRAGASRGATGENAILVSLRKADIATGPIGIIMANAMMGEITPQIAAAVSDSEARKVLIPVNQSHVEIVGLEPRPMGLAIREAVARIAEMVEEGNA, from the coding sequence ATGATCATCGCCGTAATTGACGGTATGGGCGGCGGTTTAGGTGCTCAGCTTGTCACTAGTTTGACCGCGCAACTTGGCGCAAAAGCAGAGGTAATTGCCTTGGGCGCCAACGCTTTGGCTACCAATAATATGATTCGCGCTGGTGCTAGCCGCGGAGCAACAGGTGAAAATGCGATCTTGGTCTCTCTACGCAAGGCTGATATCGCGACAGGTCCGATTGGGATTATCATGGCAAATGCCATGATGGGTGAAATCACGCCTCAAATTGCTGCCGCTGTGTCCGATTCTGAGGCTCGAAAGGTATTGATCCCGGTTAATCAAAGCCATGTGGAAATCGTGGGATTAGAGCCACGACCGATGGGGCTTGCTATTCGCGAGGCTGTTGCTCGCATCGCTGAAATGGTGGAGGAGGGAAATGCTTGA
- a CDS encoding acyl-CoA thioesterase translates to MITVREKVRFVETDMMGVVHHSNHFRWFEMARVEYLRQAGVLLLDLMAQDIVFPITEVSCQYKASARFDDWLLIQAKLADLSRAKMVFTYQIVRENDHTLLATGRTQNVFTDGSGRIIRLPLEYYNGLHALFATEE, encoded by the coding sequence TTGATCACTGTTCGAGAAAAGGTGCGTTTTGTTGAAACAGATATGATGGGGGTGGTTCATCACTCCAACCACTTTCGCTGGTTTGAAATGGCGCGGGTGGAGTATCTACGGCAAGCGGGGGTACTGTTGCTAGATTTGATGGCCCAAGATATTGTATTTCCGATCACTGAGGTGAGCTGCCAATATAAAGCTTCAGCTCGCTTTGACGATTGGCTGCTTATTCAAGCTAAACTTGCTGACCTTAGCCGCGCTAAAATGGTCTTCACATATCAGATCGTCAGAGAAAATGATCATACCTTGCTTGCAACTGGTCGAACGCAGAATGTGTTCACCGACGGCAGTGGCAGAATTATTCGCCTGCCGCTGGAATATTACAATGGATTGCATGCTTTATTTGCAACTGAGGAGTAA
- a CDS encoding coenzyme F420-0:L-glutamate ligase produces the protein MTEAVLELVPVRTRIVTPKDNIIDIIEKYAGKDIGPNDVVSVAESVLAISQGRILYMEEMKPRFSARLLCRFVPQKGSLSSTYGMEAAMLAEGEGRVIFAFLMGILGKLVGRNGVFYEMAGKQAALIDDVTGTMPPFDKCLVYGPDNPSGVAEEMKRRLGCYGAAVADVNDLKRAAVLGVTDGLDPKQLAQILIDNPFGNASQQTPVVIIKNYALAESRALSR, from the coding sequence GTGACGGAAGCAGTTTTGGAACTTGTCCCTGTCCGCACCCGCATCGTGACACCAAAAGATAACATTATTGATATTATTGAGAAATACGCTGGCAAGGATATTGGCCCCAATGATGTCGTATCAGTAGCCGAAAGCGTTTTGGCTATTTCCCAGGGGCGGATACTGTATATGGAAGAAATGAAGCCGCGTTTTTCAGCCCGTTTGCTCTGCCGCTTTGTGCCGCAGAAGGGTAGCTTGTCAAGCACCTATGGTATGGAAGCAGCGATGCTGGCAGAAGGCGAAGGCAGGGTCATTTTTGCTTTCTTGATGGGGATACTTGGCAAACTGGTCGGCAGAAACGGTGTATTTTATGAGATGGCGGGGAAACAAGCCGCACTAATCGATGACGTAACAGGTACTATGCCACCATTTGATAAGTGTTTGGTCTACGGACCGGACAATCCGTCAGGAGTCGCCGAAGAAATGAAACGGCGCTTGGGTTGTTACGGAGCAGCAGTTGCCGATGTCAACGACCTGAAGCGGGCCGCCGTACTTGGAGTAACCGATGGACTTGATCCAAAGCAGTTAGCGCAAATTCTGATTGATAATCCATTTGGTAATGCGTCACAGCAGACGCCGGTTGTTATTATCAAAAACTACGCCCTTGCCGAATCCCGGGCCCTAAGCCGCTGA
- a CDS encoding hydantoinase/oxoprolinase family protein, translating into MLLGIDVGGTFTDAVAVAGGVIIAQAKSPTTEDLLTGILASLDKVLAEAGNVPIERVALSTTFVTNALVQGKVSRVGLLLMPGPGLDCSGLLPTLPVILDGYIDHRGREAAPVMQDQVKAACRQLSDCEAIAISGKFSVRNPQHEAKVAGWAAGLLHTHITRGAEVSGGLNFPRRTNSAYYNAAVWHTFGLFASAAEEAVRRRGIQAPIYILKADGGTLPLSLARRFPVETVLTGPAASVLGIMALTKPQGQAVSLDIGGTTTDMALWQDGIPLAAPRGVQLAGYATAVRSFRLRSIGVGGDSVVRRIGSVLSVGPDRMGAAAALGGPAPTLSDAMIVAGSLNFGDPDKAWQAMRMLAGPDQTVEEIATQTLTVAVDIITREIQAMIEEHFADPVYRVEDMLTRQPLCPDKFIIVGGAGKGLAPLLVSAWAKKTGHFCTLDTPSAAVIANAVGAAVAKPTLTLTVRADSEQGCYSIPELAIRQPLERRSITVETVKQLAADYLVRQADVSGSDAASLETVLLEEFNMVRGFQTVGKSVLVQLQVTPGVLMSVSSKEVAI; encoded by the coding sequence ATGTTACTCGGCATTGATGTGGGCGGGACGTTTACGGATGCGGTGGCGGTGGCGGGTGGGGTGATTATCGCCCAGGCTAAGTCGCCGACGACAGAGGATTTATTGACCGGGATATTGGCTTCGTTGGATAAAGTGCTGGCTGAGGCTGGAAATGTGCCGATTGAACGCGTGGCTCTGTCGACGACTTTTGTTACCAATGCACTAGTACAGGGTAAGGTTAGTCGAGTCGGCTTGCTGCTGATGCCAGGGCCAGGGCTTGATTGCTCTGGGCTGCTGCCGACCTTGCCAGTTATATTAGACGGCTATATTGATCACCGGGGGCGTGAAGCTGCACCAGTGATGCAAGATCAGGTTAAAGCAGCCTGTCGCCAGTTGTCTGATTGTGAGGCAATTGCCATCTCGGGGAAGTTCTCAGTCCGTAATCCGCAACACGAAGCCAAAGTTGCCGGTTGGGCGGCAGGTTTGCTACATACTCATATCACTCGTGGGGCGGAGGTGTCTGGGGGCCTAAATTTCCCGCGACGCACCAATTCTGCTTACTATAATGCGGCGGTTTGGCACACTTTTGGCTTGTTTGCTAGTGCGGCAGAAGAAGCCGTGCGGCGTCGTGGTATTCAGGCGCCAATTTACATATTGAAGGCAGACGGTGGAACCCTGCCGCTGAGCTTGGCGAGACGCTTTCCGGTGGAAACGGTATTGACCGGTCCTGCGGCCAGCGTGTTGGGGATCATGGCACTTACAAAGCCTCAGGGGCAAGCAGTGTCGTTAGACATTGGCGGTACCACTACAGATATGGCTCTATGGCAAGACGGCATTCCGCTTGCCGCACCACGCGGCGTGCAACTGGCCGGTTATGCGACAGCTGTGCGCTCGTTTCGCCTGCGTTCAATTGGCGTTGGCGGTGATAGTGTAGTTCGACGTATTGGTTCTGTGCTTTCTGTTGGCCCTGATCGCATGGGGGCGGCGGCAGCGCTTGGCGGCCCAGCCCCGACCTTGTCTGACGCCATGATTGTGGCCGGGAGTCTGAACTTTGGCGACCCGGATAAGGCATGGCAAGCAATGCGTATGCTCGCAGGTCCTGACCAGACGGTAGAAGAAATCGCAACACAGACTTTGACAGTTGCTGTCGATATCATTACCCGGGAAATACAAGCAATGATTGAGGAGCATTTTGCTGATCCAGTTTATCGAGTGGAAGACATGCTCACCAGACAACCGCTTTGCCCGGACAAGTTCATTATTGTCGGTGGCGCAGGCAAAGGGCTGGCTCCGCTGCTTGTATCCGCTTGGGCTAAGAAAACCGGTCATTTCTGTACACTTGATACTCCGTCAGCCGCAGTAATCGCCAACGCCGTAGGTGCTGCCGTTGCTAAGCCTACGCTTACTCTGACCGTGCGGGCGGACAGCGAGCAGGGCTGTTACTCGATACCTGAACTCGCTATCCGCCAGCCACTAGAGCGTCGTTCGATAACTGTTGAAACGGTCAAGCAGCTAGCGGCAGATTACCTGGTGCGTCAGGCAGATGTGTCTGGCAGTGACGCTGCTTCGCTAGAGACCGTGCTTTTGGAAGAATTCAACATGGTTCGGGGATTTCAAACAGTTGGTAAAAGTGTTCTGGTCCAGCTGCAGGTAACTCCCGGAGTTTTGATGTCTGTCAGCAGCAAGGAAGTGGCAATATGA